From the Streptomyces nigrescens genome, one window contains:
- a CDS encoding MFS transporter: MSGTKNGGHSGADDPFEEGGTSLLRQPKAVWATAGASVVAFMGIGLVDPILPSIARGLHATNSQVSLLFTSYFLITAVAMLVTGFVSSRIGGRKTLLAGLALVVVFAALSGMSGSVAELVGFRAGWGLGNALFVSTSLAVIVGAATGGSSAAILLYESALGLGMACGPLLGAVLGDMEWRYPFFGTAVLMAVGFLAITAFLKEQPKPAARTSLLAPVKALGHGGLAATAVSAFFYNYAFFTVLAFTPFVLNMSPYKSGGVFFAWGVLLAVFSVIVAPRLQHRFGSLKVLCASLLLLAADLLVLGYGDHTTAIVCTVLSGAFIGLNNTVFTELALGVSDAPRPVASAGYNFVRWFAAAAAPFLAPKIEEWTDVHLPFVVAAGAAVTGTVIVAVRRRALTTEAEERAPQHATEDGVTAFAR, translated from the coding sequence ATGAGCGGCACGAAGAACGGCGGCCACAGCGGCGCGGACGATCCGTTCGAGGAGGGCGGCACCTCCCTGCTCCGCCAGCCGAAGGCCGTCTGGGCCACGGCGGGCGCCTCGGTCGTGGCCTTCATGGGCATCGGCCTCGTCGACCCGATCCTCCCCTCGATCGCCCGGGGCCTGCACGCCACCAACAGCCAGGTCTCCCTCCTCTTCACCTCCTACTTCCTGATCACCGCCGTCGCGATGCTGGTCACCGGCTTCGTCTCCAGCCGCATCGGCGGCCGCAAGACGCTGCTGGCCGGGCTGGCGCTCGTGGTGGTCTTCGCGGCGCTCTCCGGAATGTCGGGGTCCGTCGCCGAACTGGTCGGCTTCCGGGCGGGCTGGGGCCTGGGCAACGCCCTGTTCGTCTCCACGTCCCTGGCGGTGATCGTGGGCGCGGCGACCGGCGGGAGCAGCGCCGCGATCCTGCTGTACGAGTCCGCGCTGGGCCTCGGCATGGCCTGCGGCCCGCTGCTGGGCGCGGTCCTCGGTGACATGGAGTGGCGCTACCCGTTCTTCGGGACCGCCGTCCTGATGGCCGTCGGCTTCCTCGCCATCACGGCCTTCCTCAAGGAGCAGCCGAAGCCGGCCGCCAGGACCTCGCTCCTCGCCCCGGTCAAGGCGCTCGGCCACGGCGGGCTGGCCGCCACCGCCGTCTCCGCGTTCTTCTACAACTACGCGTTCTTCACGGTGCTGGCCTTCACCCCGTTCGTGCTGAACATGTCCCCCTACAAGTCGGGCGGTGTCTTCTTCGCCTGGGGTGTGCTGCTCGCGGTGTTCTCGGTGATCGTGGCGCCCCGGCTGCAGCACCGCTTCGGCTCGCTGAAGGTGCTGTGCGCCTCGCTGCTGCTGCTCGCCGCCGATCTGCTCGTGCTGGGCTACGGCGACCACACCACCGCCATCGTCTGCACCGTCCTGTCCGGCGCCTTCATCGGCCTGAACAACACCGTCTTCACGGAACTGGCGCTGGGCGTCTCGGACGCTCCGCGCCCGGTGGCGAGCGCCGGCTACAACTTCGTGCGCTGGTTCGCGGCGGCGGCCGCGCCGTTCCTCGCGCCCAAGATCGAGGAGTGGACCGATGTCCACCTCCCCTTCGTGGTCGCGGCCGGTGCGGCGGTGACCGGCACCGTCATCGTCGCGGTCCGGCGCCGGGCGCTGACCACCGAGGCCGAGGAGCGGGCCCCGCAGCACGCCACGGAGGACGGGGTCACGGCCTTCGCCCGCTGA
- a CDS encoding MarC family protein, which translates to MFDVAVFSTLFVTLFVIMDPPGITPIFLALTSGRPAKVQRRMAWQAAAVAFCVIALFGLFGRQILGRLHISTPALMIAGGLLLLLVALDLLTGKSEEPTQTKDVNVALVPLGMPLLAGPGAIVSVILAVQHAHGVAAQISVWAAIAAIHVVLYLVMRFSLVIIRVIKDGGVVLVTRLAGMMLSALAVQQIINGVLQVIESAA; encoded by the coding sequence GTGTTCGACGTCGCCGTCTTCAGTACTCTTTTCGTCACCCTGTTCGTGATCATGGATCCGCCGGGCATCACCCCGATCTTCCTGGCCCTGACCTCCGGCCGGCCGGCCAAGGTGCAGCGCCGGATGGCCTGGCAGGCGGCCGCCGTCGCCTTCTGTGTCATCGCCCTCTTCGGCCTCTTCGGCCGGCAGATCCTGGGGCGGCTGCACATCTCCACACCCGCGCTGATGATCGCGGGAGGTCTGCTGCTCCTGCTGGTCGCGCTGGATCTGCTGACCGGCAAGTCGGAGGAGCCGACCCAGACCAAGGACGTCAATGTGGCGCTGGTGCCGCTGGGCATGCCGCTGCTGGCCGGGCCCGGCGCGATCGTGTCGGTGATCCTCGCGGTGCAGCACGCCCACGGCGTCGCCGCGCAGATCTCCGTCTGGGCGGCGATCGCGGCGATCCATGTGGTGCTGTATCTGGTGATGCGGTTCTCGCTGGTGATCATCCGTGTGATCAAGGACGGGGGAGTGGTCCTGGTCACGCGGCTGGCGGGCATGATGCTCTCCGCGCTCGCCGTACAGCAGATCATCAACGGCGTACTGCAGGTGATCGAGTCGGCGGCCTGA
- a CDS encoding Mrp/NBP35 family ATP-binding protein: protein MATDTPHGGTPSEDAVRDALATVNDPEIHRPITELGMVKSVDIAADGAVAVVVYLTVSGCPMRETITNNVREAVERVEGVTSVAVELDVMSDEQRKELATSLRGGTAEREVPFAQPGSLTRVYAVASGKGGVGKSSVTVNLAAAMAADGLKVGVVDADIYGHSVPRMLGADGKPTQVENMIMPPSANGVKVISIGMFTPGNAPVVWRGPMLHRALQQFLADVYWGDLDVLLLDLPPGTGDIAISVAQLVPNAEILVVTTPQQAAAEVAERAGSIAVQTHQKIVGVVENMSGLPCPHCDEMVDVFGTGGGERVAEGLTRTTGTQVPVLGSIPIDVRLREGGDEGKPVVLTDPDSPAGSAIRSIAGKLGGRARGLSGMSLGITPRNKF from the coding sequence ATGGCTACCGACACGCCCCATGGCGGCACCCCGAGCGAGGACGCGGTCCGCGACGCGCTCGCGACGGTGAACGACCCCGAGATCCACCGCCCCATCACCGAGCTGGGGATGGTCAAATCGGTGGACATCGCGGCGGACGGCGCGGTGGCGGTCGTGGTCTATCTCACCGTCTCCGGCTGCCCGATGCGCGAGACGATCACGAACAACGTGCGCGAGGCCGTCGAGCGGGTCGAGGGCGTCACCTCCGTCGCCGTCGAGCTGGACGTGATGAGCGACGAGCAGCGCAAGGAGCTGGCGACCTCGCTGCGCGGCGGCACCGCCGAGCGTGAGGTGCCGTTCGCCCAGCCCGGTTCGCTGACCCGGGTCTACGCGGTCGCCTCCGGCAAGGGCGGTGTCGGCAAGTCCTCGGTGACGGTCAACCTCGCCGCGGCGATGGCGGCGGACGGTCTGAAGGTCGGTGTCGTGGACGCCGACATCTACGGCCACTCGGTGCCCCGGATGCTCGGTGCCGACGGCAAGCCCACCCAGGTCGAGAACATGATCATGCCGCCGTCGGCGAACGGCGTGAAGGTCATCTCGATCGGCATGTTCACCCCGGGCAACGCCCCCGTCGTCTGGCGCGGCCCGATGCTGCACCGCGCGCTCCAGCAGTTCCTCGCCGACGTCTACTGGGGCGATCTGGACGTGCTGCTGCTGGACCTGCCCCCGGGCACCGGCGATATCGCGATCTCGGTGGCGCAGCTGGTGCCGAACGCCGAGATCCTGGTGGTCACCACCCCGCAGCAGGCCGCCGCCGAGGTCGCCGAGCGGGCCGGTTCGATCGCCGTGCAGACCCACCAGAAGATCGTCGGCGTGGTCGAGAACATGTCCGGGCTGCCCTGCCCGCACTGCGACGAGATGGTCGATGTCTTCGGCACCGGCGGCGGCGAGCGGGTCGCCGAGGGCCTGACCCGGACCACGGGCACTCAGGTGCCGGTGCTCGGCTCCATCCCGATCGATGTCCGGCTGCGCGAGGGCGGCGACGAGGGCAAGCCGGTCGTGCTGACCGACCCCGACTCCCCCGCCGGCTCGGCCATCCGGTCGATCGCGGGCAAGCTGGGCGGCCGGGCGCGGGGCCTGTCCGGTATGTCGCTGGGGATCACCCCGCGCAATAAGTTCTGA
- a CDS encoding suppressor of fused domain protein gives MSDVLELVEARLRTTLGEPDARAAVTFLGTDRIEVLRFVDSGVVRYATLGMSAQPMADPTAVLADPLRGPRAELVLSVRAGRADTDKALRALAVLAASPQVEGVVVAPGASLDVGEPLWPGAAFTSVLVASPGGLVEDLELDEPMEPVRFLPLLPMTPNEAAWKRVHGAEALEKRWLEHGTDLRDPLRAGVPLD, from the coding sequence ATGTCTGACGTTCTTGAGCTGGTCGAGGCCCGGTTGCGGACAACCCTGGGCGAGCCGGACGCGCGCGCCGCCGTCACTTTCCTCGGGACCGACCGTATCGAGGTCCTCCGCTTCGTGGACAGCGGGGTGGTCCGTTACGCCACGCTCGGGATGTCCGCGCAGCCCATGGCCGACCCCACCGCCGTGCTGGCCGATCCCCTGCGCGGCCCGCGCGCCGAACTCGTGCTGTCCGTACGGGCCGGCCGCGCCGACACCGACAAGGCGCTCCGGGCGCTCGCCGTGCTCGCCGCGTCCCCGCAGGTCGAGGGGGTGGTCGTGGCGCCCGGCGCCTCGCTGGACGTGGGTGAGCCGCTGTGGCCGGGCGCGGCCTTCACCTCGGTGCTGGTCGCCTCGCCCGGTGGTCTCGTCGAGGACCTCGAACTGGATGAGCCGATGGAGCCGGTCCGCTTTCTGCCGCTGCTGCCGATGACGCCCAACGAGGCGGCCTGGAAGCGGGTGCACGGCGCCGAGGCCCTGGAGAAGCGCTGGCTGGAGCACGGTACGGATCTGCGCGATCCGCTGCGCGCGGGCGTTCCGCTCGACTGA
- a CDS encoding magnesium transporter MgtE N-terminal domain-containing protein: MAVVTPRVFVSHLAGSAVFDPNGDQVGRLRDLVALLRVGDRPPRLLGVVVEVISRRRIFVPMTRVTGVDSGQIVITGVVNMRRFEQRASETLVLGELLDRRVRLVETGEEVTVLDIGITQLPARRDWEIDKVFVRKGKGGALRRKGEALTVEWSAVTGFSLEEHGQGAESLLATFEQLRPADLAGVLHHLSAKRRAEVAAALDDDRLADVLEELPEDDQVEIIGKLKDERAADVLEAMDPDDAADLLSELPEEEKERLLALMRPEEAADVRRLMSYEERTAGGLMTTEPIVLRPDATVADALARVRDPDLSPALAAQVYVCRPPDETPTGKYLGLVHFQRLLRDPPFTLVSSIADTDLPALPPDTPLPEVTSYLAAYNMVAAPVVDESGALLGAVTVDDVLDHLLPDDWREDGLHGTAAAGLTGNGSLGKAAHGR, from the coding sequence ATGGCAGTCGTGACTCCCCGGGTCTTCGTCTCCCATCTCGCCGGCAGCGCCGTCTTCGACCCCAACGGCGACCAGGTCGGCCGGCTGCGGGACCTCGTCGCCCTGCTCCGGGTCGGCGACCGGCCGCCGCGGCTGCTCGGTGTGGTCGTCGAGGTGATCAGCCGGCGCCGGATCTTCGTCCCCATGACGCGGGTGACCGGTGTGGACTCCGGCCAGATCGTCATCACCGGCGTGGTCAACATGCGGCGCTTCGAGCAGCGGGCGTCCGAGACGCTGGTGCTCGGGGAGCTGCTCGACCGGCGGGTGCGGCTGGTGGAGACCGGTGAGGAGGTCACCGTGCTCGACATCGGCATCACCCAGCTGCCGGCCCGCCGGGACTGGGAGATCGACAAGGTCTTCGTACGGAAGGGGAAGGGCGGGGCGCTGCGCCGCAAGGGAGAGGCGCTGACCGTGGAGTGGTCGGCGGTGACCGGCTTCTCGCTGGAGGAGCACGGGCAGGGCGCGGAGAGCCTGCTGGCCACCTTCGAACAGCTGCGGCCCGCCGACCTGGCCGGGGTGCTGCACCACCTCTCCGCCAAGCGCCGCGCCGAGGTCGCCGCGGCGCTCGACGACGACCGGCTCGCCGACGTCCTGGAGGAGCTGCCGGAGGACGACCAGGTGGAGATCATCGGCAAGCTCAAGGACGAGCGGGCCGCCGACGTCCTGGAGGCGATGGACCCGGACGACGCCGCCGATCTGCTCTCCGAGCTGCCGGAGGAGGAGAAGGAGCGGCTGCTGGCGCTGATGCGGCCGGAGGAGGCCGCGGATGTGCGGCGGCTGATGTCGTACGAGGAGCGGACCGCGGGCGGGCTGATGACCACCGAGCCGATCGTGCTGCGGCCGGACGCGACCGTCGCGGACGCGCTGGCCCGGGTCCGCGACCCGGACCTCTCCCCCGCCCTGGCCGCCCAGGTCTATGTCTGCCGGCCCCCGGACGAGACCCCCACCGGCAAGTACCTGGGCCTGGTGCACTTCCAACGGCTGCTGCGCGACCCGCCGTTCACCCTGGTCAGCTCGATCGCCGACACCGATCTGCCCGCCCTGCCACCGGACACCCCGCTGCCGGAGGTGACCAGCTATCTGGCCGCGTACAACATGGTCGCCGCGCCGGTCGTGGACGAGAGCGGGGCCCTGCTGGGCGCGGTCACCGTCGACGACGTGCTGGACCATCTGCTGCCGGACGACTGGCGGGAGGACGGGCTGCACGGCACGGCGGCCGCCGGTCTGACCGGCAACGGCAGCCTGGGGAAGGCCGCGCATGGGCGCTGA
- a CDS encoding PHP domain-containing protein has product MRIDLHTHSTASDGTDTPTELVRNAAAAGLDVVALTDHDTVGGHAEARAALPGGLTLITGAELSCRIDGVSLHMLAYLFDPEEPELARERELVRDDRVPRAQGMVAKLRDLGVPITWEQVARIAGDGAVGRPHIATALVDLGVVPTVSDAFTSEWLANDGRAYVQKHELDPFDAIRLVKAAGGVTVFAHPLAVKRGSCVPESAIAELAAAGLDGIEVDHMDHDDPTRARLRGMAAELGLLTTGSSDYHGSRKTCRLGEYTTDPEIYGEIVRRATGAFPVPGTGG; this is encoded by the coding sequence GTGCGCATCGATCTGCACACCCACTCCACGGCCTCCGACGGTACGGACACCCCCACCGAGCTGGTGCGCAACGCCGCGGCCGCCGGTCTGGACGTCGTCGCGCTGACCGACCACGACACCGTCGGCGGCCACGCCGAGGCACGGGCGGCGCTGCCCGGGGGGCTGACGCTGATCACCGGCGCCGAACTCTCCTGCCGGATCGACGGGGTGAGCCTCCATATGCTCGCCTACCTCTTCGACCCCGAGGAGCCCGAGCTCGCCCGCGAGCGGGAGCTGGTGCGGGACGACCGGGTGCCGCGGGCCCAGGGCATGGTCGCCAAGCTGCGGGACCTCGGTGTGCCGATCACCTGGGAGCAGGTCGCCCGGATCGCCGGGGACGGCGCCGTGGGGCGGCCGCACATCGCCACCGCCCTCGTCGACCTGGGCGTGGTCCCCACCGTCTCCGACGCCTTCACCTCCGAGTGGCTCGCCAATGACGGCCGGGCGTACGTGCAGAAGCACGAGCTCGACCCGTTCGACGCGATCCGGCTGGTCAAGGCGGCGGGCGGGGTCACCGTCTTCGCGCACCCGCTGGCCGTCAAGCGCGGCAGCTGCGTACCGGAGAGCGCGATAGCCGAACTCGCCGCGGCCGGCCTCGACGGCATCGAGGTCGACCACATGGACCACGATGACCCGACCCGCGCGCGGTTGCGCGGTATGGCCGCCGAACTCGGCCTGCTGACCACCGGCTCCAGCGACTACCACGGCAGCCGTAAGACCTGCCGCCTCGGCGAATACACCACCGACCCCGAGATCTACGGCGAGATCGTGCGCCGCGCGACCGGCGCCTTCCCCGTTCCCGGCACCGGCGGCTGA
- a CDS encoding magnesium and cobalt transport protein CorA produces MSMIRDLRAAVRPSRRRDDPSYHYAASAPVCPNSAIVDCGVYREGRRVSEHVTPAEAMAGVRAEGGFAWIGLHEPTEAEFAGIAQEFGLHPLAVEDAVHAHQRPKLERYDETLFTVFKTVHYVEHAELTATSEVVETGEVMCFTGRDFIVTVRHGGQGSLRALRHRLQDDPELLAKGPSAVLHAIADQVVDGYMAVAGAVQDDIDEVEIDVFSSGSNGKGPGSKGSPKGGDAGRIYQLKREVLEFKRAVSPLLRPMQLLSERPMRLVDSDIQKYFRDVADHLARVNEQVLSFDDLLNSILQANLAQAAVAQNEDMRKITAWAAIFAVPTMIAGIYGMNFDYMPELHWKFGYPAVLLATVAICFGIHRGFKRNGWL; encoded by the coding sequence ATGTCGATGATCCGCGACCTGCGCGCCGCCGTCCGTCCGTCCCGGCGTCGCGACGACCCCTCGTACCACTACGCCGCATCCGCCCCCGTCTGCCCGAACAGCGCCATCGTCGACTGCGGTGTCTACCGCGAGGGCCGCCGGGTGAGCGAGCACGTCACCCCGGCCGAGGCGATGGCCGGCGTCCGGGCCGAGGGCGGCTTCGCCTGGATCGGGCTGCACGAGCCGACCGAGGCCGAATTCGCCGGTATCGCCCAGGAGTTCGGGCTGCACCCGCTCGCCGTCGAGGACGCCGTGCACGCCCACCAGCGGCCCAAGCTGGAGCGCTACGACGAGACGCTGTTCACCGTCTTCAAGACGGTCCACTACGTCGAGCACGCCGAGCTGACCGCCACCAGCGAGGTCGTGGAGACCGGCGAGGTGATGTGCTTCACCGGCCGGGACTTCATCGTGACCGTGCGGCACGGCGGCCAGGGCTCGCTGCGCGCGCTGCGGCACCGGCTGCAGGACGACCCGGAGCTGCTGGCCAAGGGGCCGTCCGCGGTACTGCACGCCATCGCCGACCAGGTCGTCGACGGCTACATGGCGGTGGCCGGCGCGGTGCAGGACGACATCGACGAGGTGGAGATCGACGTCTTCAGCTCCGGCTCCAACGGCAAGGGCCCCGGCAGCAAGGGCTCCCCCAAGGGCGGCGACGCCGGACGGATCTACCAACTCAAGCGTGAGGTACTGGAGTTCAAGCGGGCGGTGTCGCCGCTGCTGCGGCCGATGCAGCTGCTGAGCGAGCGTCCGATGCGGCTGGTGGACTCCGACATCCAGAAGTACTTCCGGGATGTCGCCGACCACTTGGCGCGGGTCAACGAGCAGGTGCTGTCCTTCGACGATCTGCTCAACTCCATCCTCCAGGCCAACCTCGCCCAGGCCGCCGTCGCGCAGAACGAGGACATGCGCAAGATCACGGCATGGGCGGCGATCTTCGCCGTGCCCACGATGATCGCCGGGATCTACGGCATGAACTTCGACTACATGCCCGAGCTCCACTGGAAGTTCGGCTATCCGGCCGTGCTGCTGGCGACGGTCGCCATCTGCTTCGGCATCCACCGCGGGTTCAAGCGCAACGGCTGGCTGTGA
- a CDS encoding sec-independent translocase, translated as MFFDIGPLELVALVILAVLIFGPDKLPKVIQDVMSFVRKVRAFSDSAKEDIRSELGPEFKDFEFEDLKPKNFVRKHVLEKDEYGLKDLQEIRNGFDLKKEMAEVTDAVHGHDSASSATSSNGSGPSLSKESPAASAGSPDMVKRPAQPDERPPFDADAT; from the coding sequence GTGTTCTTCGACATAGGACCCCTCGAGCTGGTGGCGCTCGTGATCCTTGCCGTGCTCATCTTCGGTCCGGACAAGCTCCCCAAGGTCATCCAGGACGTCATGTCCTTCGTCCGCAAGGTCCGGGCGTTCTCGGACAGCGCCAAGGAAGACATCCGCAGCGAGCTGGGGCCGGAGTTCAAGGACTTCGAGTTCGAGGACCTCAAGCCCAAGAACTTCGTGCGCAAACACGTCCTGGAGAAGGACGAGTACGGCCTCAAGGACCTTCAGGAGATCCGTAACGGCTTCGACCTGAAGAAGGAGATGGCCGAGGTCACCGACGCCGTCCACGGCCACGACAGCGCCTCCTCCGCCACGTCCTCGAACGGCTCGGGTCCGAGCCTGTCCAAGGAGTCCCCGGCCGCCTCCGCCGGGTCTCCCGACATGGTCAAGAGGCCCGCTCAGCCGGACGAGCGTCCGCCGTTCGACGCCGACGCCACCTGA
- a CDS encoding DUF1003 domain-containing protein has translation MGADERDGGRERSRANGASALRRGAADRPRVRLDQPRAPRRTFLPEYDPEAFGRLSEKIARFLGTGRFIVWMTFTIIVWVIWNTTAPSGLRFDQYPFIFLTLALSLQASYAAPLILLAQNRQDDRDRVTHEQDRKQNERSIADTEYLTREIAALRLGLGEVATRDWIRSELQDMLRDLELRQPADAESDERDR, from the coding sequence ATGGGCGCTGACGAACGGGACGGCGGCCGGGAACGGTCGCGGGCGAACGGCGCCTCCGCGCTGCGCCGGGGCGCAGCCGACCGCCCGCGGGTGCGCCTGGACCAGCCGCGCGCGCCCCGCCGTACGTTCCTGCCCGAGTACGACCCGGAGGCCTTCGGACGGCTCTCGGAGAAGATCGCCCGCTTCCTGGGGACCGGCCGCTTCATCGTCTGGATGACCTTCACCATCATCGTGTGGGTCATCTGGAACACCACCGCGCCCAGCGGTCTGCGGTTCGACCAGTACCCGTTCATCTTCCTGACGCTGGCGCTCTCGCTCCAGGCGTCGTACGCCGCGCCGCTGATCCTGCTGGCGCAGAACCGCCAGGACGACCGCGACCGGGTCACCCACGAGCAGGACCGCAAGCAGAACGAGCGCTCCATCGCCGACACCGAGTATCTGACCCGGGAGATCGCGGCGCTGCGGCTCGGGCTCGGCGAGGTCGCCACCCGCGACTGGATCCGCTCCGAGCTCCAGGACATGCTCAGGGATCTGGAGCTGCGGCAGCCGGCTGACGCGGAGAGTGATGAACGCGACCGCTGA
- a CDS encoding DUF6758 family protein — MRGEPSCPKCGGRVRAPGLFSDTWQCALHGTVHPLQPVVPPSVEALGVVVHRAQVPVWMPWPLPVGWLFTGVACAGDDRSGGRATAVACTGPSPLGGPGELLLIAEELGVGLGARYAGIDGPDPGRHICVDKHPHGKVLAAGRPTPLWHVDDAPPDRAVFAGEARGLWIWAIAWPEQSGLMMYDELVLTDLREAGAEVDLLPCGALSPRILG, encoded by the coding sequence ATGAGGGGCGAACCCAGTTGCCCGAAGTGCGGAGGCCGGGTAAGGGCGCCCGGTCTCTTCTCCGACACCTGGCAGTGCGCCCTGCACGGCACCGTGCATCCACTCCAGCCGGTCGTCCCGCCGAGCGTCGAGGCGCTCGGCGTTGTCGTGCACCGCGCCCAGGTGCCCGTATGGATGCCCTGGCCGCTGCCGGTCGGCTGGCTGTTCACCGGTGTGGCCTGCGCCGGCGACGACCGCAGCGGCGGCCGGGCGACCGCGGTGGCCTGCACGGGCCCCAGTCCGCTCGGCGGCCCCGGCGAACTGCTGCTGATCGCCGAGGAACTGGGCGTCGGACTCGGCGCGCGCTACGCGGGCATCGACGGCCCCGACCCCGGCCGCCACATCTGCGTCGACAAGCACCCGCACGGCAAGGTGCTCGCCGCCGGCCGCCCGACCCCGCTGTGGCATGTCGACGACGCGCCCCCGGACCGCGCGGTCTTCGCGGGTGAGGCACGCGGGCTGTGGATCTGGGCGATCGCCTGGCCCGAGCAGTCGGGTCTGATGATGTACGACGAGCTGGTGCTGACCGATCTGCGCGAGGCCGGGGCCGAGGTGGATCTGCTGCCGTGCGGTGCGCTGTCGCCGCGGATCCTGGGCTGA